The segment GTTTGTGttttaaacacaaaacaaagattaACATTTAGCTTCCGTAcatcatttcattattttctatatACATAGAATTATGTATACACAAAACGATTTATACAGAATGGATACACTGCATGTTAAATTCTATATCTTATACTTTGGCAGAACATTCCTTAAGTTGCAAAGAATTCAGAACTTCTACAAATTAGATGACAATACTATTTCACTcatcttttattaaaattttctcAACTCTTTTCCCTATATATAAACAGTGTAACTAACTGGTCATAACATGCATTTGTTTTAGGTAATGCCTAGTTTGTCTCCAAGTAAAAACTTGATTATACTTTCCCGAATCTGCTTGGTCTTGACTCCATAAACAATTGGGTTCATggtaggaggcaggagaaggTAGAGGTTGGCCACTATGATGTGGATGTGGTGGGGAATAGTGTGCCCTCCAAAACGATGAGTGAATAAAGTAAAAAGAGCAGGCACGTAAGTGATCACAATAGCACAAATGTGAGATGTGCAGGTGCTGAAGGCCTTGTGACGAGCATCAGCAGAGGACAGACTCACCACAGCTCTCAGTATCATAGTGTAAGACACAGAGATACAGCAAATGTCAAACACACCAATCAATAGAGCAGCCATGAGACCATAGATTGCATTGGCCTTGACATTGCCACAGGATACCTTAGCCACAGACATGTGATCACAGTAAGTGTGAGGGATAAGGGTGCCTCTGCAATAGGGCAAGCGCTTGGTGAGGAGAGTGAATGGAAAGATGAGCATGACACTCCTCAAGAATGTAGCAAGACAAGCCTTGGCAATCACAGGGTTGGTGAGGATGGTGGTATATCGAAGAGGATAGCAGATGGCCACATACCGGTCCAGGGCCATGAGCATGAGCACACCAGACTCCATTGCAGTCAACATGTGGACAAAGAACATCTGGGCAAGGCAGGAATTAAATCCAATCTTCTTGAAGTTGAACCAGAATATGCACAGCATATTAGGCACTGTGGTTGTGCACAAGGTAACATCAG is part of the Rattus norvegicus strain BN/NHsdMcwi chromosome 1, GRCr8, whole genome shotgun sequence genome and harbors:
- the Or52n2f gene encoding olfactory receptor Olr174, which encodes MSGANSSSVTTEYFILNGVPGLEDAHVWISLPFCFMYMIAVMGNCGLIYLIGHEEALHRPMYYFLALLSFTDVTLCTTTVPNMLCIFWFNFKKIGFNSCLAQMFFVHMLTAMESGVLMLMALDRYVAICYPLRYTTILTNPVIAKACLATFLRSVMLIFPFTLLTKRLPYCRGTLIPHTYCDHMSVAKVSCGNVKANAIYGLMAALLIGVFDICCISVSYTMILRAVVSLSSADARHKAFSTCTSHICAIVITYVPALFTLFTHRFGGHTIPHHIHIIVANLYLLLPPTMNPIVYGVKTKQIRESIIKFLLGDKLGIT